In one window of uncultured Acetobacteroides sp. DNA:
- a CDS encoding Gfo/Idh/MocA family oxidoreductase, with protein MDIVRWGIIGCGDVCEVKSGPAFYKSEHSELVAVMRRDAAKAKDFAQRHHVAQWYTSAEELLANSQIDAVYIATPPSMHCAYTLMALKADKAVYVEKPMALTYSECMEMVNAAKEVGKPLFVAHYRRALPYFVKVKELVECGAVGKPLTVRVEQLRVASESDIRLQKHTWRINPEVAGGGYLYDLAPHTIDILDFILGRIADVHGFAVNLGKLYSAEDTVAASFLFESGVLGTASWSFVAAPQAAVDSIEIVGTRGKITFSTFEFTPIVLQNGDGLQTFDFEKPQHIQQPLIQTIVDELLGKGECPSKGEVAARPSWFFDKIFGRI; from the coding sequence ATGGACATCGTACGATGGGGAATAATTGGATGCGGAGATGTGTGCGAGGTGAAAAGTGGACCCGCTTTTTACAAGAGCGAACATTCGGAGCTGGTGGCGGTTATGCGACGCGATGCGGCAAAGGCCAAAGATTTTGCCCAAAGGCATCATGTTGCACAATGGTACACCAGCGCGGAGGAGCTGCTAGCCAATAGCCAAATAGATGCTGTTTACATTGCTACGCCTCCAAGCATGCACTGCGCGTACACCTTGATGGCCCTTAAGGCGGATAAGGCTGTGTACGTAGAAAAGCCCATGGCGCTTACCTATAGCGAATGCATGGAGATGGTTAACGCTGCCAAGGAGGTCGGAAAGCCGTTGTTTGTGGCCCACTACCGTCGAGCGCTGCCCTACTTTGTAAAGGTTAAGGAGCTGGTGGAATGCGGTGCCGTAGGAAAACCACTTACCGTTAGGGTTGAGCAGCTAAGGGTGGCTTCGGAAAGCGATATCAGACTCCAAAAACATACTTGGCGAATAAATCCCGAGGTGGCAGGCGGTGGATACCTTTATGATTTAGCTCCTCACACCATAGATATCCTAGACTTTATTCTTGGTCGGATTGCTGATGTACATGGCTTTGCGGTGAACCTTGGCAAACTCTATTCTGCCGAGGATACCGTGGCTGCCTCCTTCCTTTTCGAGAGCGGCGTGCTTGGAACGGCCTCGTGGAGCTTTGTGGCTGCACCCCAAGCGGCGGTTGACAGCATAGAGATTGTTGGAACTAGGGGAAAGATTACCTTTTCCACCTTCGAGTTTACGCCAATCGTGCTGCAAAATGGCGATGGATTGCAAACCTTCGACTTCGAGAAGCCGCAGCACATACAGCAGCCCCTAATACAAACCATTGTTGATGAACTTTTAGGTAAAGGAGAATGCCCATCTAAAGGCGAAGTGGCAGCAAGGCCTAGCTGGTTTTTCGACAAGATCTTTGGGCGGATATAG
- a CDS encoding S41 family peptidase yields the protein MKKLLSALLLLMSFAAAANDSAPLWMRYPSISPDGRTIAFTYKGDIYTVPTSGGRALQLTTNPAYDYMPIWSPDGKTIAFASDRYGNFDIFTMPAEGGTPKRITTNSVAEQPRTFTPDGKEILFLAQIMDKANSRQFPYGTLREVYAVSVDGGRPHQVLTIPAEDPSFDKSGKLMAYHDYKGYEDPMRKHHVSPVTRDIWVYDTQAKKHTKISTFGGEDRTPIFGDDSKTLYYLSEQFGDFNVVKTSIDNPTKVEQLTFFKKNPVRFLTKSNSNIFAFGYGGEIYTYKEGGKPEKVAISIVNDQVENTLINNDLTNGASEMSVSPNGKEAAFILRGDVYVASVEYGTTKRITNTPEQERNVSFSPDGRSLVYAGERNGKWQVFTATMVKKDEPFFATSTAVKEESLVTIPEDAFQPSYSPDGKEVAFLKDRTTLSVINLKSKKIRDVLDAKYNYSYQDGDQDYCWSPDSKWFLVKYFEAGGWNKEDIGLVKADGTGTVTNLTNSGYSDSNPKWMMKGQSMIWITDRDGYRSHGSWGSEGDVYGMFFTKKAWDTFKMTKEELDIQKEAEKLTKKDKKDETKKDDAKKDEAKKDSTDKIAPLEIDLNDLESRTTRLTINSSNISDAVLTPDGDKLYYLCSFEKGFDLWVNDLKENSTKLVMKLDGYNGNLVIDKDGKNLFFTSGNTLNKLEISSNKRTTISYKAPKTLDYPAERKYLLDHAYHLVEKKFYDPKLHNVDWNYYHQEYAKFLPYINNNYDFAELLSEMLGELNGSHTGGRYTPAPSSGADQTATLGLIYNDSYSGDGLMVAEVIKKGPFENGKTKVAPGIVITAIDADTIKAGADYYPMLNRKAGKATVVGLLNPKTGQRWEEIVKPISKGTENNLLYDRYVERQEAYVDSISNGRIGYVHVRGMNSESFRETYSKTLGKFRNKEALIVDTRFNGGGWLHNDLAILLSGKKYAEFAPKGQYIAAEPLSQWAKPSVVLASEGNYSDAHGFPFTYKTLKIGKLIGKPVAGTMTAVWWENLQDRTLTIGVPQVGVRDMNGNFLENHTLQPDIEVDFTPEDVANGIDPQLERAVKELLKK from the coding sequence ATGAAAAAGCTTCTTTCGGCCTTGCTGCTTCTTATGTCGTTTGCGGCAGCGGCAAACGATAGCGCTCCGCTTTGGATGCGCTATCCTTCAATTTCTCCAGATGGGAGAACCATCGCCTTTACCTACAAGGGCGACATCTACACCGTACCAACATCGGGAGGTCGTGCTTTGCAGCTAACCACCAATCCTGCCTACGACTACATGCCAATCTGGAGCCCCGATGGAAAGACCATCGCCTTTGCCAGCGACCGCTATGGCAACTTCGATATCTTTACCATGCCCGCCGAAGGTGGTACACCAAAGCGTATTACCACCAATTCGGTTGCCGAACAGCCAAGAACGTTTACCCCCGATGGTAAAGAGATCCTTTTCCTTGCCCAAATCATGGATAAGGCAAACAGCCGCCAATTCCCCTACGGTACCTTGCGCGAGGTATACGCCGTTTCGGTAGATGGCGGTCGTCCCCATCAGGTGCTAACCATTCCAGCCGAAGATCCTTCATTCGACAAGAGCGGTAAGCTAATGGCCTACCACGACTATAAGGGCTACGAGGATCCTATGCGTAAGCACCACGTATCACCAGTCACCCGCGACATCTGGGTGTACGATACCCAAGCAAAAAAGCACACCAAGATTTCCACCTTCGGAGGCGAAGATCGTACGCCAATCTTTGGCGACGACTCCAAAACGCTATACTACCTCAGCGAGCAGTTTGGCGACTTCAACGTGGTTAAAACCAGCATCGACAACCCAACAAAGGTAGAGCAGCTAACCTTCTTCAAGAAGAATCCAGTTCGTTTCCTCACCAAATCAAATAGCAACATCTTCGCTTTTGGCTATGGTGGCGAAATCTACACCTATAAAGAAGGTGGCAAACCCGAAAAGGTCGCCATCTCCATCGTTAACGATCAGGTAGAAAACACCCTCATAAACAACGACCTTACCAACGGTGCCAGCGAAATGTCCGTTTCCCCCAATGGTAAAGAGGCCGCCTTTATTCTACGTGGCGATGTGTACGTTGCCTCTGTAGAGTACGGCACCACCAAACGAATTACCAACACCCCAGAACAGGAGCGCAACGTAAGCTTTAGCCCCGATGGACGCAGCCTTGTTTACGCCGGCGAACGCAACGGCAAGTGGCAGGTATTTACCGCTACCATGGTAAAAAAGGACGAGCCATTCTTTGCCACCTCAACAGCCGTAAAGGAAGAGAGCCTAGTTACCATTCCAGAAGACGCCTTCCAACCCTCCTACTCGCCTGACGGCAAAGAGGTAGCCTTCCTAAAGGACAGAACTACCCTAAGCGTCATCAACCTAAAGAGCAAGAAGATCCGCGATGTGCTCGATGCCAAGTACAACTACTCGTACCAGGATGGCGACCAAGACTACTGCTGGTCGCCCGACAGCAAATGGTTCCTTGTTAAGTACTTCGAAGCAGGAGGATGGAATAAAGAAGATATCGGCCTCGTAAAAGCCGATGGCACAGGTACTGTCACCAACCTCACCAACAGCGGCTACAGCGATAGCAACCCAAAATGGATGATGAAAGGCCAATCGATGATCTGGATTACCGATAGGGACGGCTACCGCAGCCACGGCAGCTGGGGATCGGAAGGCGACGTGTACGGCATGTTCTTCACCAAGAAGGCTTGGGATACCTTTAAGATGACCAAGGAGGAGCTGGATATTCAAAAAGAAGCCGAGAAACTTACCAAAAAGGATAAAAAAGACGAAACAAAGAAGGATGACGCGAAAAAGGACGAGGCCAAGAAGGACTCTACCGATAAGATAGCCCCTCTTGAGATTGACCTCAACGACCTAGAGAGCCGCACCACCCGCCTTACCATCAACTCGTCGAACATATCCGATGCCGTGCTTACCCCCGATGGCGATAAGCTATACTACCTGTGCAGCTTCGAGAAAGGATTCGACCTCTGGGTTAACGACCTGAAGGAAAACAGCACCAAACTGGTAATGAAGCTCGATGGCTACAACGGCAACCTGGTAATAGACAAGGACGGGAAGAACCTCTTCTTCACCTCTGGCAACACCCTTAACAAGCTCGAGATCTCGTCGAATAAGAGGACGACCATCAGCTACAAGGCACCAAAAACTCTCGACTATCCAGCCGAAAGAAAGTACCTGCTCGACCATGCCTACCACCTTGTCGAGAAGAAGTTCTACGATCCTAAGCTCCATAACGTAGACTGGAACTACTACCACCAGGAGTATGCCAAGTTCCTCCCCTACATCAACAATAACTACGACTTTGCCGAACTCCTAAGCGAAATGCTTGGCGAGCTTAACGGTTCGCACACCGGAGGAAGGTACACTCCTGCTCCATCATCAGGTGCCGACCAAACCGCAACGCTTGGACTTATCTACAACGATAGCTACAGCGGCGATGGTCTTATGGTAGCCGAAGTTATCAAGAAAGGCCCCTTTGAAAACGGCAAAACCAAGGTTGCACCAGGCATCGTAATCACCGCTATTGATGCCGATACCATTAAGGCTGGTGCCGATTACTACCCAATGCTTAACCGCAAGGCCGGAAAAGCCACTGTTGTTGGCCTCCTCAACCCAAAGACAGGCCAACGCTGGGAAGAGATCGTTAAACCTATCAGCAAGGGTACTGAAAACAACCTCCTTTACGATCGCTACGTTGAACGCCAGGAAGCCTACGTCGATTCCATCTCCAACGGTAGAATTGGTTACGTACACGTAAGAGGCATGAATAGCGAAAGCTTCCGCGAAACCTACTCCAAAACCCTTGGAAAGTTCCGCAACAAGGAAGCCCTAATCGTAGACACCCGCTTCAACGGTGGCGGATGGCTGCACAACGACCTAGCCATTCTACTTAGCGGTAAAAAGTACGCCGAGTTTGCCCCTAAGGGCCAATACATCGCTGCCGAACCGCTATCCCAATGGGCAAAGCCATCGGTAGTGCTAGCTTCAGAGGGTAACTACTCCGACGCTCACGGCTTCCCCTTTACCTACAAGACGCTTAAGATTGGCAAGCTAATAGGTAAGCCTGTTGCCGGCACCATGACAGCCGTATGGTGGGAGAACCTACAGGACAGAACCCTTACCATTGGCGTTCCCCAAGTAGGAGTTCGCGACATGAACGGGAACTTCCTCGAAAACCACACCCTACAGCCCGACATCGAGGTAGACTTCACCCCCGAAGATGTAGCCAACGGCATCGATCCACAGCTCGAAAGAGCCGTAAAGGAGCTGCTGAAGAAGTAA
- a CDS encoding Nramp family divalent metal transporter, translating into MINWKDRKSILGKIALFLAILGPGIITGSVDNDAGGITTYSVAGALYGYNMLWTLIPAFIVLIVIQEMNARMGIVTGKGLADLIRENAGVKITFFIFVGLLIADIGNTTTEFAGVAGSLEIFGVSKYISVPIVGVLVWLLVVKGNYKFAERIFLLFSVSLLVYIVSALMGHPHWGEIGTAIVHPNLPINEQSIALTIGIIGTTIAPWMQFYMQSSVIEKGLKMKNYKYSIIDIVVGCIATVVVAFFIIVACGSTLHPKGIAINEAKDAAMALKPLAGEFAGQVFAFGLFIASIFSATILPLATAFYVCEAFGFEAGIDKKWDEAREFYILYTGILVISAGIILLPNAPLILISLWSQVANGLLLPVVLICMMLIVNNKRIMGRYVNKPTANIIGWGSVTLLVGLSVTLLLLPLFR; encoded by the coding sequence ATGATTAATTGGAAAGATAGAAAGAGCATCTTGGGAAAGATTGCGCTATTCCTTGCCATTCTGGGGCCAGGCATTATTACCGGCAGCGTAGACAACGATGCGGGTGGCATCACCACCTACTCGGTGGCCGGCGCCTTATACGGGTACAACATGCTGTGGACGCTCATTCCGGCATTTATCGTTCTTATTGTGATACAGGAGATGAATGCCCGCATGGGAATTGTAACGGGCAAGGGGCTTGCCGACCTTATCCGCGAAAACGCAGGCGTAAAGATTACCTTCTTCATCTTTGTTGGGCTGCTAATAGCCGATATCGGCAACACCACTACCGAGTTTGCGGGGGTTGCTGGGAGCTTGGAAATATTTGGGGTCAGCAAGTACATATCCGTTCCCATTGTGGGCGTTTTGGTATGGCTGCTCGTTGTTAAGGGCAACTACAAGTTTGCCGAAAGAATTTTCCTCCTCTTTAGCGTATCGCTTTTGGTTTACATCGTTTCGGCACTTATGGGCCATCCACATTGGGGCGAGATTGGAACGGCCATTGTTCATCCCAACCTTCCCATTAACGAGCAAAGCATTGCCCTAACCATCGGAATTATAGGCACCACCATTGCCCCCTGGATGCAGTTCTACATGCAGTCATCGGTTATTGAGAAGGGGCTGAAGATGAAAAACTACAAGTACTCCATTATTGATATTGTGGTGGGCTGCATTGCAACCGTTGTGGTAGCCTTCTTCATTATTGTTGCCTGCGGATCGACGCTTCACCCCAAGGGTATTGCCATCAACGAGGCAAAAGATGCCGCCATGGCGCTAAAGCCGCTGGCAGGGGAGTTTGCAGGACAGGTATTCGCATTCGGACTATTCATCGCCTCGATATTCTCGGCAACCATTCTTCCGTTGGCTACCGCCTTCTACGTATGCGAGGCGTTTGGCTTCGAGGCCGGCATCGATAAGAAGTGGGACGAGGCCCGAGAGTTCTACATCCTGTACACCGGGATACTGGTTATTTCGGCAGGGATTATTCTTTTGCCCAATGCACCGCTTATCCTCATATCCCTATGGTCGCAGGTGGCCAATGGCCTTCTTTTGCCGGTAGTTTTAATCTGCATGATGCTAATCGTAAACAACAAGCGCATTATGGGACGCTACGTGAACAAGCCAACGGCCAACATTATCGGCTGGGGGTCGGTTACCCTGCTAGTTGGCCTATCGGTTACCCTGCTGCTGCTGCCTCTTTTCAGGTAA
- a CDS encoding asparaginase: protein MKGTAILVIYTGGTIGMKRDLETGSLVPFNFKQIQEEVPELSKFHFTINTISYDPPVDSSNIQPEFWQSIAEIIKANYKKYDGFVILHGTDTMSYTASALSFMIQNLTKPIILTGSQLPIGEIRTDGRENLLSAVEVAAAYMEGKPLIPEVCVLFNNHLYRGNRTFKYNAHTFNAFRSENYPALAVAGIDVQYHLPYVRQVDFSQPVRFNTKLDANVASLALFPGISQSVVHAVLNIKGVKGVVLETFGSGNAPTYPWFLDELDAAIKRGLVVVNVSQCRGGSVNMESYETGVLLKKMGVITGYDITFEAAVVKLMFLFGQSYTVDEVKRQFECSLAGEMEVS from the coding sequence ATGAAAGGCACAGCCATACTTGTAATTTATACAGGTGGAACGATTGGTATGAAGCGCGATCTTGAAACCGGATCGCTCGTCCCATTTAACTTTAAGCAGATACAGGAAGAGGTTCCTGAGCTGAGCAAGTTCCACTTTACGATTAACACCATATCGTACGATCCCCCGGTCGATTCCTCGAATATTCAGCCCGAGTTCTGGCAGAGCATCGCCGAAATCATCAAGGCAAACTACAAGAAGTACGATGGCTTTGTGATCCTGCACGGAACCGACACCATGTCGTACACGGCATCGGCGCTCAGCTTCATGATCCAGAACCTCACCAAGCCCATTATCCTCACCGGAAGCCAACTGCCCATCGGCGAGATCCGAACCGATGGTAGGGAGAACCTGCTCTCGGCCGTTGAGGTGGCGGCGGCCTACATGGAGGGCAAGCCGCTCATCCCCGAGGTGTGCGTGCTGTTTAACAACCACCTCTACCGGGGCAACCGCACCTTTAAGTACAACGCGCATACCTTTAACGCATTTCGGAGCGAGAACTATCCGGCGCTGGCGGTGGCCGGCATCGACGTTCAGTACCATCTTCCCTACGTGCGGCAGGTCGATTTTAGCCAGCCCGTACGGTTTAACACCAAGCTGGATGCCAACGTGGCATCGCTAGCGCTATTCCCCGGCATCAGCCAGAGCGTGGTGCATGCGGTGCTCAACATCAAGGGCGTGAAGGGGGTGGTGCTCGAGACATTTGGCTCGGGGAATGCGCCTACCTACCCCTGGTTCCTAGACGAACTCGATGCTGCCATAAAGCGCGGGCTGGTGGTGGTTAACGTAAGCCAGTGCCGTGGCGGGTCGGTAAACATGGAGAGCTACGAAACCGGCGTGCTGCTGAAGAAGATGGGCGTGATTACCGGGTACGACATAACCTTCGAGGCGGCGGTGGTTAAGTTGATGTTCCTGTTCGGGCAAAGCTATACGGTGGATGAGGTAAAGCGACAATTTGAGTGCTCGCTGGCCGGAGAGATGGAGGTTAGCTAG
- a CDS encoding carboxymuconolactone decarboxylase family protein, which produces MNPKVKEFREYREKMNEKILSKNNLVIKRIYNIDTNTYQEGALSTREKELMGLVASMVLRCDDCVKYHLETCYELGLNTDQIMEAFSVANLVGGTIVIPHTRRALEYWEALQEE; this is translated from the coding sequence ATGAACCCAAAGGTTAAAGAATTCAGGGAGTACCGCGAAAAGATGAATGAGAAGATTCTATCGAAGAATAATCTTGTTATTAAACGAATCTACAACATCGACACCAACACCTACCAGGAAGGTGCCCTGTCTACCCGCGAGAAGGAGTTGATGGGGCTAGTGGCTTCTATGGTTCTTCGCTGCGACGACTGCGTGAAGTATCACCTAGAAACCTGCTACGAATTAGGTTTGAATACCGACCAGATAATGGAGGCATTCTCGGTGGCCAACCTCGTTGGTGGAACCATTGTAATCCCCCACACCCGCCGAGCCCTCGAATACTGGGAGGCTCTACAGGAGGAATAG
- a CDS encoding TatD family hydrolase, whose amino-acid sequence MNFIDTHCHLYAEEFKDDYLPELKRANDAHVEALILPAIDSESHQSLFALADEAPCCYPLIGLHPTSVGESYNEELQLVEQYLASRKVYGIGEVGIDLYWSKEFRHQQQEVFDYQIQLALKHSLPLVIHSREAFSEIFDILKAYKGQPLFGIFHAFTGDVETYRAISALGDFAVGIGGIVTFKNSGLADVVAEIPLERIVLETDSPYLAPTPHRGKRNVPAFIPLIAAKVAQIKNVTVSDVAGATTTTAKSIFNI is encoded by the coding sequence ATGAATTTTATTGATACGCACTGCCACCTCTACGCCGAGGAGTTTAAGGACGACTACCTGCCTGAGCTTAAGCGGGCAAACGATGCCCATGTCGAGGCGCTTATTCTTCCGGCAATAGATAGCGAAAGCCATCAGTCGCTATTTGCGCTGGCCGACGAGGCGCCTTGCTGCTATCCGCTTATCGGGCTCCATCCAACGTCGGTAGGCGAATCGTATAACGAGGAGCTGCAGCTGGTGGAGCAGTACCTGGCAAGCCGAAAGGTGTACGGCATCGGCGAGGTGGGCATCGACCTGTACTGGTCGAAGGAGTTCAGGCATCAGCAGCAGGAGGTGTTCGACTACCAGATACAGCTGGCGCTTAAGCATAGCCTTCCGCTGGTGATCCACTCGCGCGAGGCGTTTTCCGAGATCTTCGATATCCTAAAGGCATACAAGGGGCAGCCGCTCTTTGGCATCTTCCACGCCTTTACGGGCGATGTGGAGACCTACAGGGCCATCAGCGCGTTGGGCGATTTTGCGGTTGGAATAGGGGGAATCGTCACCTTTAAGAATTCGGGCCTGGCCGATGTGGTGGCGGAAATTCCGCTGGAGCGTATTGTTTTAGAAACCGATTCTCCATATCTTGCGCCAACTCCCCATAGGGGGAAGCGCAACGTGCCGGCGTTCATTCCACTAATTGCTGCAAAGGTGGCTCAAATCAAGAACGTAACGGTTAGCGATGTAGCGGGAGCAACTACTACAACAGCTAAAAGTATCTTCAACATTTAA
- a CDS encoding S41 family peptidase, which produces MKKFLIAIAAFLGFSAAQAQESPLWLRYPSISPDGKTIAFTYKGDIYTVPAAGGRAQAVTTNPAYDYMPAWSPDGKTIAFSSDRNGNFDVYTVPAEGGTPTRLTTNSANEYVQTFTPDGKHVVFTASIQKPATNQQFPAGYLTETYSVSVSGGRPALLTSAAGENHFYTKDAKTVFYNDIKGQENAFRKHHTSSVARDIWKWNIPTNTFTQLTVEGAEDRNPVLTADEKTLYYLSENAGSFNVWKMDVANPKGISQVTSFTKDPVRFLSISKNNTLAFSQNGELYTLAQGGKPEKVKVTIVNDGDNQVEKQTARSGLSGAALSPNGKELAIVVRGDIYVTSVEYGTTRRITNTPSQERSPSFSPDGRTLVYAGFRNGSWNLYTASIAKAEEPYFFAASSIKEETLLDSPDETFQPVFAPKGNEVAFLSDRTKIKVIDTKTKAIRQITDGSKNFSYSDGDIDFGWSPDGKWITLAYIDKLRQGYNDIGIVSSKGGEIKNITLSGYMQDGPKWMMGGDIILFTSDRFGMRAHGSWGSQRDIMGIFTNKAAFDKSKLSQEDLDLIKEQEKMKKDAEKKVADAKKEKKDDKKKPAKKDEKAAADSTKKEAKPEGKDIKLELNGIEDRIERLTINSSDLSDYVITPDGEKLYYLAAFEGGYDLWVNELRKNETKLVQKLNGKGGSLALDKEAKNLFVIASSGITKIEIASGSKKSVSFAADEEIDHAAERAYMFEHVYKTVKSKFYRTDLHGCDWEYYKANYERFLPYIDNNYDFAQLLSELLGELNASHTGGSYRPSLENADATARLGLLMDVAYTGEGAKVAEVIKDGPFDRESSKVKAGSLLVAIDGSPVKAGEDYYPLLNKKAGKRTMLTFKDDKGSSWDEVVKPISASAENELMYNRWVENRRAEVEKLSGGRLGYVHIRSMADESFRTTFSDVFGRYNNKEGIVIDTRFNGGGRMHEDIEALFSGTKYLEQVPRGQYVGLQPTKRWTKASIMLIGEANYSNAHGTPWVYKHMNIGKLVGMPVPGTMTSVWWENMQDRTITYGIPIIGYRTKEGNFLENTQLEPDYKVANQSTILDAGRDQQIEEAVKELLKDIDANKSKTW; this is translated from the coding sequence ATGAAAAAGTTTTTAATTGCAATTGCAGCATTTCTAGGATTCAGCGCGGCACAGGCCCAAGAATCCCCACTGTGGCTGCGCTACCCCTCCATCTCACCCGATGGCAAGACTATCGCCTTTACCTATAAGGGCGATATCTACACCGTTCCAGCGGCAGGAGGAAGGGCGCAAGCCGTAACCACCAACCCTGCCTACGACTACATGCCCGCTTGGAGCCCCGATGGCAAAACCATCGCCTTTAGCTCCGACCGTAACGGTAACTTCGACGTTTACACCGTACCTGCCGAAGGCGGTACCCCTACCCGACTCACCACCAACTCGGCCAACGAGTACGTGCAAACCTTTACCCCCGATGGCAAGCATGTCGTATTTACGGCATCCATCCAAAAGCCAGCAACCAACCAGCAGTTTCCTGCAGGATACCTAACGGAAACCTACTCGGTATCGGTTAGCGGTGGACGACCAGCGCTGCTCACCAGCGCCGCTGGCGAGAACCACTTCTACACCAAGGATGCCAAGACCGTTTTCTACAACGACATCAAGGGGCAGGAGAACGCTTTCCGCAAGCACCACACCTCGTCGGTTGCCCGCGACATCTGGAAGTGGAACATCCCTACCAACACCTTCACCCAGCTAACCGTCGAAGGGGCCGAAGATCGTAACCCGGTGCTTACCGCCGACGAGAAGACGCTCTACTACCTATCGGAGAACGCTGGCTCGTTCAACGTTTGGAAGATGGACGTAGCCAACCCAAAAGGCATCTCGCAGGTAACCTCGTTTACCAAAGATCCCGTTCGCTTTCTATCCATATCTAAGAACAACACGCTTGCCTTTAGCCAAAACGGCGAGCTTTACACCCTTGCCCAAGGCGGCAAGCCCGAAAAGGTGAAGGTGACCATTGTTAACGATGGCGACAATCAGGTGGAGAAGCAGACCGCCCGTAGCGGCCTCTCGGGTGCAGCCCTATCGCCCAACGGCAAGGAGCTCGCCATTGTGGTACGTGGCGACATCTACGTTACATCAGTAGAGTACGGTACCACCCGTCGCATCACCAACACCCCCAGCCAGGAGCGTAGCCCATCGTTTAGCCCCGATGGCCGCACGCTAGTGTACGCCGGATTCCGCAACGGCAGCTGGAACCTCTACACAGCCTCCATCGCAAAGGCCGAGGAGCCCTACTTCTTTGCAGCCTCATCCATCAAGGAGGAAACCCTACTGGATAGCCCCGATGAGACCTTCCAGCCCGTATTCGCGCCAAAGGGCAACGAGGTGGCCTTCCTAAGCGATAGAACCAAAATCAAGGTTATCGATACAAAGACAAAGGCCATCCGCCAGATTACCGATGGCAGCAAGAACTTCTCCTACTCCGATGGCGACATCGACTTTGGCTGGTCGCCCGACGGCAAGTGGATTACCCTGGCCTACATCGATAAGCTGCGCCAAGGCTACAACGATATCGGCATTGTGAGCAGCAAGGGCGGCGAGATTAAGAACATCACCCTATCGGGCTACATGCAGGATGGCCCCAAGTGGATGATGGGTGGCGATATCATCCTCTTCACCTCCGACCGCTTTGGCATGAGGGCGCACGGCTCGTGGGGCTCGCAGCGCGACATAATGGGCATCTTCACCAACAAGGCCGCCTTCGACAAGTCGAAGCTCTCGCAGGAAGATCTCGACCTGATTAAGGAGCAGGAGAAGATGAAGAAGGATGCCGAGAAGAAGGTGGCAGATGCCAAGAAGGAGAAAAAGGACGATAAGAAGAAGCCTGCCAAGAAGGACGAAAAGGCTGCTGCCGACTCCACCAAGAAGGAGGCCAAGCCCGAAGGTAAGGACATCAAGCTGGAACTTAACGGTATCGAAGACCGCATCGAGCGTCTTACCATCAACTCGTCCGACCTTTCGGACTACGTGATTACCCCCGATGGCGAAAAGCTGTACTACCTTGCCGCATTCGAGGGTGGGTACGACCTCTGGGTCAACGAGCTCCGCAAGAACGAAACCAAGCTGGTGCAGAAGCTCAACGGTAAAGGCGGCTCGCTGGCGCTCGACAAGGAGGCCAAGAACCTTTTCGTGATCGCATCGAGCGGCATCACCAAAATAGAGATTGCCAGCGGCAGCAAGAAGTCGGTTTCCTTTGCTGCTGACGAGGAGATCGATCACGCCGCCGAGCGTGCCTACATGTTCGAGCACGTGTACAAAACCGTGAAGAGCAAGTTCTACCGTACCGACCTCCATGGCTGCGACTGGGAGTACTACAAGGCCAACTACGAGCGATTCCTCCCCTACATCGACAACAACTACGACTTTGCCCAGCTGCTCAGCGAGCTGCTCGGCGAGCTGAACGCCTCGCACACCGGCGGAAGCTACCGCCCATCGCTCGAGAATGCCGACGCCACCGCCCGCCTTGGCCTGCTGATGGATGTGGCCTACACCGGCGAGGGCGCCAAGGTAGCGGAGGTGATCAAGGACGGCCCATTCGACCGCGAATCGTCGAAGGTTAAGGCCGGATCGCTGCTGGTTGCCATCGACGGCAGCCCCGTTAAGGCCGGAGAAGACTACTATCCGCTTCTAAACAAGAAGGCCGGCAAGCGCACCATGCTTACCTTTAAGGATGATAAGGGCAGTAGCTGGGACGAGGTGGTTAAGCCCATCAGCGCCAGCGCCGAAAACGAGCTGATGTACAACCGCTGGGTGGAAAACCGCCGCGCCGAAGTCGAAAAGCTGTCGGGTGGCCGCCTAGGCTACGTGCACATCCGCTCGATGGCCGACGAAAGCTTCCGCACCACCTTCTCCGACGTCTTCGGCCGCTACAACAACAAGGAAGGCATCGTAATCGACACCCGCTTCAACGGCGGTGGCCGCATGCACGAGGACATCGAGGCGCTGTTCAGCGGCACCAAGTACCTCGAGCAGGTTCCCCGCGGGCAGTACGTGGGCCTTCAGCCAACCAAGCGCTGGACCAAGGCATCCATCATGCTCATCGGCGAGGCCAACTACTCCAACGCGCACGGAACCCCTTGGGTGTACAAGCACATGAACATCGGCAAGCTGGTAGGCATGCCCGTTCCCGGAACCATGACCAGCGTTTGGTGGGAGAACATGCAGGATCGTACCATCACCTACGGCATTCCAATCATCGGGTACCGCACCAAGGAGGGCAACTTCCTGGAGAATACCCAGCTCGAGCCCGACTACAAGGTGGCCAACCAGTCCACCATCCTCGATGCCGGCCGCGACCAGCAGATCGAGGAAGCCGTAAAGGAACTGCTTAAGGATATTGATGCCAACAAGTCGAAGACTTGGTAG